From the Chiloscyllium plagiosum isolate BGI_BamShark_2017 unplaced genomic scaffold, ASM401019v2 scaf_15420, whole genome shotgun sequence genome, one window contains:
- the LOC122547201 gene encoding zinc finger protein 704-like, which yields MSSKRLPKKYKVVGTKVCAPSSSGEVRVSGVIQACKNDPASNNLYTIMLDDGSLREYAEEEIICIDVKVSGKGKSGYNQKMLLNCKGSESVAALQEREKNDVPLRSPEPRGLTAKKPEDRYLENKCNRTREVEKEHTTLPLGSVSEQKRLLPSANIDVPQR from the exons ATGAGCTCCAAACGCCTTCCAAAAAAATATAAAGTTGTAGGGACTAAGGTTTGCGCGCCAAGTTCATCCGGCGAAGTCAGAGTTTCTGGAGTGATACAGGCTTGTAAGAACGACCCTGCGAGCAATAATTTATACACAATCATGTTAGACGATGGCTCTCTCAGAGAGTATGCAGAAGAAGAAATAATCTGCATCGATGTCAAAGTATCTGGAAAAGGAAAATCCGGATATAATCAAAAG ATGCTTCTGAACTGCAAAGGCAGTGAATCGGTGGCGGCTTTGCAAGAACGAGAAAAGAATGATGTTCCTTTAAGATCCCCAGAGCCACGCGGCCTGACAGCCAAAAAACCCGAAGACCGGTATCTGGAAAACAAATGTAACAGAACTCGCGaggtggagaaggagcacacgacCCTCCCCCTTGGCTCGGTGTCAGAACAGAAACGCCTCCTTCCTTCGGCAAACATCGACGTTCCTCAGAGGTAg